The following proteins come from a genomic window of Pyxidicoccus sp. MSG2:
- a CDS encoding GAF domain-containing protein gives MTHPVSSPPVRTPEPVATDLLTGLLPGDVFQQIAESIPQLIWIARPDGHHEYFNAPWYEYTGLTPEQAAGEGWRRVFHPEDLGEASRRWAHSLRTGEPYEVEFRCRRHDGGWRWFLGRARPVRDDNGRIVRWFGTSTDIDDQKRAADSMRLMDEASALLSASPLDYEATLAALTRLTVPRLADWCAIEIASEDGSTRQVGVAHVDPAKVRFAEELRVRYPPRPEDPSGVLSVIRTGQPVLMADIPDDVLVAGARDAEHLRIARELGLRSALVLPLKARGRTLGALTLVTAESGRRYSSADMPLAEQLAARAALAVDNARLYRDAQEALRRSESERNLAELLMRIGGSLASELDVTKLVQRITDETVALTGAAFGAFFENRVDERGDSYLLYTLTGAPREAFAHMPMPRNTAIFGPTFRGEGTRLLDDVTKHSDYGKNAPYHGMPAGHLPVRSYLAVPVRSRSGEVLGGLFFGHPEPGRFRPEHARLVEGVASQAAVALDNARLIQDARRMEERFRSLVSATAQAVWVTHPEGDIVEDSPSWRAFTGQTYEQWRGKGWLDAIHPDDRERAARAWSAAVAARGPYEVEYRVRRPDGTYTPTKARGVPMLNADGSVREWVGTNSDISSQLRAEEAARRLEREKAGRRLEALRAEVSHALSREGTVPDLLQDCAQALAKHLEAVVARLWLHVRATETLELAGNAGSLAPPREKWSRVSFGGPSMVSEVARRRQQLWVDRMDLDPRALDPAWVRETGIRAFAGIPLLVKDQLVGVLGVYNRQPLGEDAVAALAAVADAIAQGVERRRAEEALKQHAQELARSNEELQQFAYVASHDLQEPLRMVASYTQLLGRRYKGKLDTDADEFIGYAVDGVNRMQRLIQDLLTYSRVGTRGLQPKPCDARRALERATANLQAAIQESHATVLPGPLPPVLADETQLAQVFQNLIGNALKFHGGAPPHVEVAGERQGTEVRFTVKDRGLGIDPQYFDRIFVIFQRLHGKEEYPGTGIGLAICKKIVERHGGRIGVESQQGKGTTFWFTLPAAPFAQEPETP, from the coding sequence ATGACACACCCAGTCTCCAGTCCTCCGGTCAGGACGCCGGAGCCCGTGGCGACGGACCTGCTGACGGGTCTGCTCCCAGGGGACGTCTTCCAGCAAATCGCGGAGAGCATTCCCCAGCTCATCTGGATTGCGCGTCCGGACGGCCACCACGAGTACTTCAACGCGCCCTGGTACGAGTACACGGGCCTCACCCCCGAGCAGGCGGCGGGAGAGGGGTGGCGACGGGTCTTCCACCCAGAGGACCTGGGCGAGGCCAGCAGGCGCTGGGCCCACTCGCTGCGCACCGGCGAGCCCTACGAGGTGGAGTTCCGCTGCCGCCGCCACGACGGGGGGTGGCGCTGGTTCCTCGGCCGCGCGCGCCCGGTGCGAGACGACAACGGCCGCATCGTCCGCTGGTTCGGTACCAGCACGGACATCGACGACCAGAAGCGCGCCGCGGACTCGATGCGCCTCATGGACGAGGCCAGCGCGCTGCTGTCCGCCTCGCCGCTGGACTACGAGGCCACGCTGGCCGCGCTGACGCGGCTGACGGTGCCCCGGCTGGCGGACTGGTGCGCCATCGAAATCGCCAGCGAGGACGGCTCCACGCGGCAGGTGGGCGTGGCGCACGTGGACCCCGCCAAGGTGCGTTTCGCCGAAGAGCTGCGGGTGCGCTACCCGCCCCGCCCGGAGGACCCGTCCGGCGTGCTGTCCGTCATCCGCACGGGCCAGCCGGTGCTGATGGCGGACATCCCGGACGACGTGCTGGTGGCCGGTGCCCGGGACGCGGAGCACCTTCGCATCGCCCGCGAGCTGGGGCTGCGCTCGGCGCTGGTGCTGCCGCTGAAGGCGCGCGGGCGCACCCTGGGCGCGCTCACGCTCGTCACCGCCGAGTCGGGCCGGCGCTACTCCTCGGCGGACATGCCGCTCGCCGAGCAGCTCGCCGCGCGCGCCGCGCTCGCGGTGGACAACGCGCGCCTGTACCGCGACGCGCAGGAGGCTTTGCGGCGCAGCGAGTCCGAGCGCAACCTCGCGGAGCTGCTGATGCGCATCGGCGGCTCGCTCGCCTCCGAGCTGGATGTCACGAAGCTCGTGCAGCGCATCACCGACGAGACGGTGGCTCTCACCGGCGCCGCCTTCGGGGCCTTCTTCGAGAACCGCGTGGACGAGCGCGGCGACTCGTACCTGCTCTACACGCTGACCGGCGCGCCCCGCGAGGCCTTCGCGCACATGCCCATGCCGCGCAACACCGCCATCTTCGGCCCCACGTTCCGGGGCGAGGGCACGCGGCTGCTGGACGACGTGACGAAGCACTCCGACTACGGGAAGAACGCGCCCTACCACGGCATGCCCGCGGGGCACCTGCCCGTGCGCAGCTACCTGGCCGTGCCGGTGCGGAGCCGCTCGGGGGAGGTCCTCGGTGGATTGTTCTTCGGGCACCCGGAGCCGGGGCGCTTCCGGCCGGAGCACGCGCGCCTGGTGGAGGGTGTGGCGTCCCAGGCGGCGGTGGCGCTGGACAACGCGCGCCTCATCCAGGACGCCCGTCGGATGGAGGAGCGCTTCCGCTCGCTGGTCAGCGCCACGGCCCAGGCCGTGTGGGTGACGCACCCGGAGGGCGACATCGTGGAGGACAGCCCCTCGTGGCGTGCCTTCACCGGGCAGACGTATGAGCAGTGGCGGGGCAAGGGGTGGCTGGACGCCATCCACCCGGACGACCGCGAGCGGGCGGCCCGGGCCTGGAGCGCCGCGGTGGCGGCGCGCGGGCCCTACGAGGTGGAGTACCGCGTGCGCCGCCCGGACGGCACCTATACGCCCACGAAGGCGCGCGGCGTGCCCATGCTCAACGCGGATGGAAGCGTGCGCGAGTGGGTGGGTACCAACTCGGACATCAGCTCGCAGCTGCGCGCCGAGGAGGCCGCCCGCCGGCTGGAGCGCGAGAAGGCCGGCCGCCGGCTGGAAGCGCTGCGCGCGGAGGTGAGCCACGCACTGTCCCGCGAGGGCACCGTCCCGGACCTCCTCCAGGACTGCGCCCAGGCCCTGGCGAAGCACCTGGAAGCGGTGGTGGCCCGGCTGTGGCTCCACGTGCGCGCCACGGAGACGCTGGAGCTGGCGGGCAACGCCGGCTCCCTGGCCCCGCCCCGTGAGAAGTGGAGCCGGGTGTCCTTCGGCGGCCCGAGCATGGTGAGCGAGGTGGCCCGCAGGCGTCAGCAGCTCTGGGTGGACCGCATGGACCTGGACCCGCGCGCGTTGGACCCGGCGTGGGTGCGCGAGACGGGCATCCGCGCCTTCGCGGGCATCCCCCTGCTGGTGAAGGACCAGCTCGTGGGCGTGCTGGGCGTCTACAACCGTCAGCCGCTGGGCGAGGACGCGGTGGCGGCGCTGGCCGCCGTGGCGGACGCCATCGCCCAGGGCGTGGAGCGCCGCCGCGCGGAAGAGGCCCTCAAGCAGCACGCGCAGGAGCTGGCCCGCTCCAATGAGGAGTTGCAGCAGTTCGCGTACGTGGCCTCGCATGACCTGCAGGAGCCGCTGCGCATGGTGGCCAGCTACACGCAGTTGTTGGGCCGCCGCTACAAGGGGAAGCTGGACACGGACGCGGACGAGTTCATCGGCTACGCGGTGGACGGCGTCAACCGCATGCAGCGGCTCATCCAGGACCTGCTGACGTACTCGCGCGTGGGCACGCGCGGCCTGCAGCCGAAGCCGTGTGACGCGCGGCGGGCGCTGGAGCGGGCGACGGCCAACCTCCAGGCGGCCATCCAGGAGAGCCACGCCACGGTGCTCCCGGGCCCGCTGCCCCCGGTGCTCGCGGACGAGACGCAACTGGCCCAGGTGTTCCAGAACCTCATCGGCAACGCGCTCAAGTTCCACGGCGGCGCCCCGCCGCACGTGGAAGTCGCCGGCGAGCGGCAGGGAACGGAGGTCCGCTTCACGGTGAAGGACCGGGGCCTCGGCATCGACCCGCAGTACTTCGACCGCATCTTCGTCATCTTCCAGCGGCTGCACGGCAAGGAGGAGTACCCGGGCACCGGCATCGGGCTCGCCATCTGCAAGAAGATTGTCGAGCGCCACGGCGGGCGCATCGGCGTGGAGTCCCAACAGGGGAAGGGGACGACCTTCTGGTTCACCCTGCCCGCCGCGCCGTTCGCCCAGGAGCCTGAGACGCCATGA
- a CDS encoding xanthine dehydrogenase family protein molybdopterin-binding subunit, translating to MSHDAKPKPVPRPVGEVVGQSVPRPDAREKVTGRALYTDDLVLPGMLHGALLGSPHPHARILSYDTSRAKALPGVRAVLTAEDLPPVDIGPVIKDQPLLARGRVRYSGEPVAAVAAVDLPTARRALALIDIRYEVLPAALDVDAALSPDAPVIHAPRGEGHPNVATHIRLVEGEPDKVWARCDAIIEDVYETPAQQHVYLEPCTTLAAVDPDTGRITIHTSTQTAFRVQAITAEALAVPMSRIRVQVPRVGGAFGGKVESTNQPITVALAKAAGAPVRLTFSRTDDMRMMRSRHGARIHMRTGATRDGRILARQVRIHYDTGAYADDGPFVAAIGSYFSRGPYRIPHVDVECWSVYTNKLRAGAFRGFGNPQVHFASEIQVDRLAEALGMDPIELRLRNALETGEKWLGGAPVESGTLRACLEKAREVSDWHRRRERPSTTSPGKRRGIGMAAVGHVSALLGSSATVRLNEDGTVNVSTGAVDTGQGSDTALAQVAAGALGLSLEQINFSRPDTDTSPYDWCTGGTRTTFTVGHVIAEACEQVREQLFEHASSMLERPVKQLELRPGGIVGVRGEPGLSTTFGAISGYALYVAGGPIIASSRWLFPAWQLDTRRTTVEGLPSMGNGFFVFAAQVAEVEVDEVTGKVDVLEAWCVHDVGRALNPAAAAGQVQGGFVQGLGYALTEELVWKDGHLVNPSMGGYKVPGALDVPVAIHAVLLEQAFGPGPFGAKGVAEVGVVGAAPAIINAIRHATGARIHQIPATGERVLRALLAHEDPAAKEA from the coding sequence ATGAGCCACGACGCGAAGCCGAAGCCCGTACCGCGGCCCGTGGGCGAAGTCGTGGGGCAGTCCGTGCCCAGGCCGGACGCGCGCGAGAAGGTGACGGGGCGCGCGCTCTACACCGACGACCTCGTCCTGCCCGGCATGCTGCACGGCGCCCTGCTGGGCAGCCCGCACCCGCATGCGCGCATCCTGTCGTACGACACCTCGCGGGCGAAGGCGCTGCCCGGCGTGCGCGCCGTGCTCACCGCCGAGGACCTGCCGCCCGTCGACATCGGCCCCGTCATCAAGGACCAGCCGCTGCTCGCGCGGGGCAGGGTCCGCTACTCGGGCGAGCCCGTGGCCGCCGTCGCCGCGGTGGACCTGCCCACCGCGCGCAGGGCCCTGGCGCTCATCGACATCCGGTACGAGGTCCTGCCCGCCGCCCTCGACGTCGACGCGGCGCTGAGCCCGGACGCGCCCGTGATTCACGCGCCGCGCGGCGAGGGGCACCCCAACGTCGCCACGCACATCCGGCTCGTGGAGGGCGAGCCCGACAAGGTGTGGGCGCGGTGCGACGCCATCATCGAGGACGTCTACGAGACGCCCGCGCAGCAGCACGTCTACCTGGAGCCGTGCACCACGCTGGCGGCCGTGGACCCCGACACCGGCCGAATCACCATCCACACGTCCACGCAGACGGCGTTCCGGGTGCAGGCCATCACCGCCGAGGCGCTGGCGGTGCCCATGTCCCGCATCCGCGTCCAGGTGCCCCGGGTGGGCGGCGCGTTCGGCGGCAAGGTGGAGTCCACCAACCAGCCCATCACCGTGGCCCTGGCGAAGGCGGCCGGCGCCCCGGTGCGGCTGACCTTCTCCCGCACGGACGACATGCGGATGATGCGCTCGCGCCACGGGGCCCGCATCCACATGCGCACGGGTGCGACGCGGGACGGACGCATCCTCGCCCGCCAGGTGCGCATCCACTACGACACCGGGGCGTACGCGGACGACGGGCCCTTCGTCGCGGCCATCGGCAGCTACTTCTCGCGCGGGCCGTACCGCATCCCCCACGTCGACGTGGAGTGCTGGAGCGTCTACACCAACAAGCTCCGCGCCGGCGCGTTCCGCGGCTTCGGCAACCCGCAGGTCCACTTCGCCAGCGAAATCCAGGTGGACCGGCTCGCCGAGGCGCTGGGCATGGACCCCATCGAGCTGCGCCTTCGCAACGCGCTGGAGACCGGGGAGAAGTGGCTGGGCGGCGCGCCGGTGGAGAGCGGCACGCTGCGCGCCTGCCTGGAGAAGGCCCGCGAAGTTTCGGACTGGCACCGGCGCCGGGAGCGCCCGTCCACCACGTCCCCCGGGAAGCGGCGCGGCATTGGCATGGCGGCCGTGGGCCACGTGTCCGCGCTGCTGGGCTCCAGCGCCACCGTCCGGCTCAACGAGGACGGCACCGTCAACGTGAGCACCGGCGCGGTGGACACCGGCCAGGGCTCGGACACGGCGCTCGCGCAGGTGGCGGCGGGCGCGCTCGGGCTGTCGCTGGAGCAAATCAACTTCAGCCGCCCCGACACGGACACCTCTCCGTATGACTGGTGCACTGGCGGCACCCGCACCACCTTCACCGTGGGCCACGTCATCGCCGAGGCGTGTGAGCAGGTGCGCGAGCAGCTCTTCGAGCACGCCAGCTCGATGCTGGAGCGTCCCGTGAAGCAGCTCGAGCTGCGGCCCGGCGGCATCGTGGGCGTGCGGGGCGAGCCCGGCCTGTCCACCACCTTCGGCGCCATCTCCGGGTATGCGCTCTATGTCGCGGGCGGGCCCATCATCGCCTCCTCGCGGTGGCTGTTCCCCGCGTGGCAGCTCGACACGCGCCGCACCACCGTGGAGGGGCTGCCCTCCATGGGCAACGGCTTCTTCGTCTTCGCCGCGCAGGTGGCCGAGGTCGAGGTGGACGAGGTGACGGGCAAGGTGGACGTGCTGGAGGCGTGGTGCGTCCACGACGTGGGGCGGGCACTCAACCCCGCCGCGGCTGCGGGACAGGTGCAGGGCGGCTTCGTCCAGGGGCTCGGCTACGCGCTGACCGAGGAGCTGGTGTGGAAGGACGGCCACCTCGTGAATCCCTCCATGGGTGGCTACAAGGTGCCGGGCGCGCTCGACGTGCCCGTCGCCATCCACGCCGTCCTGCTGGAGCAGGCCTTCGGGCCCGGGCCCTTCGGTGCCAAGGGCGTGGCGGAGGTGGGCGTGGTGGGCGCGGCTCCCGCCATCATCAATGCCATCCGCCATGCCACGGGCGCGCGCATCCACCAGATTCCAGCCACGGGTGAGCGCGTGCTGCGCGCCCTGCTCGCGCACGAGGACCCGGCCGCGAAGGAGGCCTGA
- a CDS encoding (2Fe-2S)-binding protein, whose amino-acid sequence MADTVSLSLTINGAQHALTVAPERTLLDVLREELRMTGTRRGCDAGDCGACTVLVDGLPVLSCLSLPARLGCCDIRTIEGVESGGELHPVQRALVQHGAVQCGFCMSGIVLAAKALLARNPCPTVDEVRHALGGNVCRCSGYARVVEAIASVGGRP is encoded by the coding sequence ATGGCTGACACCGTTTCCCTCTCACTCACCATCAACGGCGCGCAGCACGCGCTCACGGTGGCCCCGGAGCGGACGCTGCTGGACGTGCTGCGCGAGGAGCTCCGCATGACGGGCACCCGGCGCGGCTGCGACGCGGGGGACTGCGGGGCCTGCACCGTCCTCGTGGACGGCCTGCCCGTGCTCTCGTGCCTGTCCCTGCCCGCGCGGCTGGGCTGCTGCGACATCCGCACCATCGAGGGGGTGGAGTCCGGCGGCGAGCTCCACCCCGTGCAGCGCGCCCTCGTCCAGCACGGCGCGGTGCAGTGCGGCTTCTGCATGTCCGGCATCGTCCTCGCCGCGAAGGCGCTGCTCGCGCGCAACCCGTGCCCCACGGTGGACGAAGTCAGACATGCGCTCGGCGGCAACGTGTGCCGGTGCTCGGGATATGCCCGCGTCGTGGAGGCCATTGCCTCGGTAGGAGGGCGTCCATGA
- a CDS encoding FAD binding domain-containing protein produces MRYAEPETVEEGLSLLSTTEDARCLAGGASLVSMMNAGQASPAMLVSLHRIHELATTTETAEGLWLGAMSTHRAVATEARLRGAMEVVRSAASQLAHPAIRNMATLGGSLCLADPRTELPSALVAASARVEVAGPSGRRTLPVEQFLVGAHQTSLGRGELLTRVFIPRGVSGAVGHHLRFSRVSSDYPTVSVSLVLAMDGDTCRHARVVLGSCGPVPLHVDAADAVLVGSRLDAHDVAEAGRLLVQASAPPDDVRGSAEYRRMLIPRLLGRALSQARELAHG; encoded by the coding sequence ATGAGATACGCGGAGCCGGAGACCGTGGAGGAGGGCCTCTCACTCCTCTCCACCACCGAGGATGCGCGCTGCCTCGCCGGGGGCGCCTCGCTGGTGTCGATGATGAACGCGGGCCAGGCCTCACCCGCGATGCTGGTCAGCCTGCACCGCATCCACGAGCTGGCCACCACCACGGAGACAGCCGAGGGGCTCTGGCTGGGCGCCATGTCCACCCACCGCGCCGTGGCCACCGAGGCCCGCCTGCGCGGGGCCATGGAGGTCGTCCGCAGTGCCGCGAGCCAGCTCGCGCACCCGGCCATCCGCAACATGGCCACCCTGGGCGGCTCCCTCTGTCTCGCCGACCCCAGGACGGAGCTGCCCTCGGCCCTCGTCGCCGCCTCGGCCCGCGTCGAAGTCGCCGGCCCCTCCGGCCGGCGCACCCTCCCCGTCGAGCAGTTCCTCGTGGGCGCACACCAGACGTCCCTGGGGCGCGGCGAGCTGCTCACCCGCGTCTTCATCCCCCGGGGCGTCAGCGGCGCGGTGGGCCACCACCTCCGGTTCAGCCGCGTGTCCTCCGACTACCCCACCGTCTCCGTGTCGCTGGTGCTCGCGATGGACGGCGACACGTGCCGCCACGCTCGCGTGGTGCTGGGCTCGTGTGGCCCCGTGCCGCTCCACGTGGACGCCGCGGACGCGGTGCTCGTGGGCAGCCGGCTGGACGCGCACGACGTGGCCGAGGCGGGACGACTCCTCGTCCAGGCCTCGGCGCCGCCCGATGACGTCCGTGGCTCGGCGGAATACCGGCGCATGCTCATTCCACGACTGCTCGGCCGCGCCCTGTCCCAGGCCCGGGAGCTGGCCCATGGCTGA
- a CDS encoding TadE/TadG family type IV pilus assembly protein: MHPTRRPKSSQSGQVAVETALVVPMMIFLVLGIIQLGMVHHARLMTEYGAYRAVRAGIVNHGDCGIMERAALVALTPTLGPLKGMSGRVDTIEQAVNLNEAYALVVLGPGAPPPFYPAGPLPLLRVQVVNPRASQLISLFNTYGSHMRGQEIDYDDIRDDQVIGANLLSVRLTYFYELRIPFANWQLHSFYMGREYLDELRGIQFENKRVGGQSATRYLERRGAERSEDHKSAASLAESGRYVMPLVATWSMRMQSNYLNNPRHGPGRCATDN; the protein is encoded by the coding sequence ATGCACCCGACCCGCCGACCCAAGTCCTCTCAGTCAGGCCAGGTGGCCGTCGAAACCGCGCTCGTGGTCCCGATGATGATCTTCCTCGTGCTGGGCATCATCCAGCTCGGCATGGTGCACCACGCAAGGCTGATGACGGAGTACGGCGCCTACCGCGCCGTCCGGGCCGGCATCGTCAACCATGGCGACTGCGGCATCATGGAGCGGGCCGCACTGGTGGCGCTGACTCCCACGCTGGGGCCGCTGAAGGGCATGTCTGGCCGCGTAGATACCATTGAGCAGGCTGTCAACCTCAACGAGGCATATGCCCTGGTTGTTCTCGGACCCGGGGCTCCACCGCCATTCTACCCAGCGGGCCCACTCCCCTTGCTGCGGGTGCAGGTTGTCAACCCCAGGGCGAGCCAGCTTATCAGTCTGTTCAACACCTACGGCTCCCATATGCGTGGACAGGAAATCGATTACGACGACATTCGGGATGACCAGGTCATCGGAGCCAACCTTCTCTCCGTGCGGCTCACCTACTTCTATGAGCTGCGCATCCCCTTCGCGAACTGGCAACTCCACAGCTTCTACATGGGCCGTGAGTACCTGGATGAACTGCGAGGCATTCAGTTCGAGAACAAGCGCGTCGGGGGACAGTCCGCCACGCGATACCTGGAGCGCCGGGGCGCTGAGCGAAGTGAGGACCACAAAAGCGCGGCCAGCCTGGCGGAGAGCGGCCGGTATGTCATGCCCCTGGTCGCCACCTGGTCCATGCGCATGCAGTCGAACTACTTGAACAACCCCCGGCACGGTCCAGGTCGCTGCGCCACCGACAACTGA
- a CDS encoding TadE/TadG family type IV pilus assembly protein → MFNLLRRMRRDERGQAMVIAVVAMLVLAVSVMASVSIGHGVYEKIKLQDAADAQSYTFAVKEARAYNFLAYTNRAMIVHYSAMLTVMSYVSHAVYLDQTIKATSKVLKALPGIGALLTAVSQAIKVWKGAVDAAAQALIPILTELNVALWLAQESMMVGTFLGLFLDKNTPDVYKSTDPKSFPGFDGVVYQSESGSEITVDSFNFSNLKNFLHVIDDGPRSRDTQVSLDDPTGLRKRAALLQRNALSNANMAKYRLLMGNLANSVRREWTAVGTGPFLLGRQWELDLCVAIGQVRIKKTADSQIKSFAEDFQGNRKDQLYAADDITIDVRPGCGFLPWNTVFELHARVAADARDGFHKDDGARMSHRHHPWTGITPFLTSDTSFIKPWENHFGYPCNIVILSKDMRPQDMRSQEDGQEQDKPFQMTSLSKSGFMEENSSGTFDDPAKGIRGGLLDMTWRHVGDDTRSDGWSFLGRTKGMMAMAVGRAIYHRPGDWQEEPNFFNPLWTARLASVKTHWEQKLIQMATPELDLNQPRFSDTLNY, encoded by the coding sequence ATGTTCAACCTCTTGAGAAGGATGCGCCGCGACGAGCGTGGGCAGGCCATGGTCATCGCCGTCGTGGCCATGCTGGTGCTGGCCGTCAGCGTGATGGCCTCGGTGAGCATCGGGCATGGGGTCTACGAGAAAATCAAGCTGCAGGATGCCGCCGACGCGCAGTCCTACACGTTCGCGGTGAAGGAGGCGCGAGCCTACAACTTCCTGGCCTACACCAACCGAGCCATGATCGTGCACTACTCGGCCATGCTCACGGTGATGTCCTATGTGAGCCATGCCGTGTACCTGGACCAGACCATCAAAGCCACGTCGAAGGTGCTCAAGGCCCTTCCAGGAATAGGCGCCCTCCTCACGGCGGTCTCACAGGCCATCAAGGTCTGGAAGGGCGCGGTGGACGCAGCAGCCCAGGCGCTCATCCCCATCCTGACGGAGCTCAATGTCGCACTCTGGCTCGCTCAGGAATCCATGATGGTCGGCACATTCCTGGGCCTGTTCCTGGATAAGAACACTCCGGATGTCTACAAAAGCACGGACCCCAAGTCATTCCCAGGCTTCGATGGCGTTGTCTATCAATCGGAATCCGGCTCGGAAATCACCGTCGACTCCTTCAATTTTTCGAACCTGAAGAATTTCCTCCACGTCATCGACGATGGTCCCCGAAGCCGCGATACCCAGGTCAGCCTGGACGATCCTACAGGACTCAGAAAACGCGCGGCATTGCTTCAGCGCAATGCGCTCTCCAACGCCAACATGGCGAAGTACCGACTGCTGATGGGCAACCTGGCCAACTCCGTACGCCGTGAGTGGACCGCCGTAGGGACAGGCCCGTTTCTCCTTGGACGCCAGTGGGAACTGGACCTCTGTGTCGCCATCGGGCAGGTGCGTATCAAGAAGACGGCCGACAGCCAGATCAAGAGCTTCGCGGAGGACTTCCAGGGCAATCGCAAGGACCAGCTCTACGCCGCCGATGACATCACGATTGACGTGCGTCCGGGCTGCGGCTTCCTTCCCTGGAATACGGTGTTCGAGTTGCACGCCCGTGTCGCCGCGGACGCGCGTGATGGCTTCCACAAGGATGACGGTGCGCGCATGAGCCACCGGCATCACCCCTGGACCGGCATCACGCCCTTCCTGACGTCGGATACGAGCTTCATCAAGCCCTGGGAGAACCACTTCGGCTACCCATGCAACATTGTCATCCTGTCCAAGGACATGAGGCCTCAAGACATGAGATCTCAAGAAGACGGCCAGGAGCAGGACAAGCCATTCCAGATGACCTCCCTCTCAAAGAGCGGCTTCATGGAGGAGAACAGCTCAGGCACCTTCGATGACCCGGCGAAAGGAATCAGGGGAGGCCTGCTCGACATGACCTGGCGCCATGTCGGAGATGACACGAGGTCCGATGGCTGGTCCTTCCTGGGTAGAACAAAAGGGATGATGGCCATGGCGGTGGGGCGCGCCATCTATCACCGTCCGGGTGACTGGCAGGAGGAGCCGAACTTCTTCAATCCACTCTGGACGGCCCGGCTGGCCTCTGTGAAGACACATTGGGAGCAGAAATTGATTCAAATGGCTACTCCTGAACTGGACCTCAACCAGCCTCGCTTCAGCGACACGCTCAACTACTGA
- a CDS encoding TadE family protein — protein MNGRKRGAQRGAATVELALVAPILVVLVLWANYFWELQRVRLKAAELARFMAFERTVRTDLTGITVEARKRYQDLDGSTRTGELGTAFRNRLTLEVVQVENEPAPLIEVPLENRARVGNASRFLTPVTRELGANAEDVAREMELNLDEGAVLAKVRFEIKNGIIPDHIALYTTGLGGDWLDLSMTEQFFLVHDTWRAWAPGDNPLDSYAAVEQHTFDRTQHIVYKGVKQQAGGALSAIGGMASMFRLDNIDAKSYIRESVKILPVGVAADYSAVTATYTVPGNVLHAAYWKDDTTPCFGTCEPEGIKQKRGLISGGADGENWPMRAYNCRGEFFQGAAKSELPESVYGAHNTENNVGREYHNYGDRACQ, from the coding sequence ATGAATGGGCGCAAGCGCGGAGCTCAACGGGGCGCAGCGACGGTGGAACTCGCGCTGGTGGCTCCCATCCTGGTAGTGCTGGTCCTCTGGGCCAACTACTTCTGGGAGTTGCAGCGAGTTCGCCTCAAGGCCGCGGAACTGGCTCGCTTCATGGCCTTTGAGCGCACCGTGCGGACAGACCTGACGGGCATCACCGTCGAAGCAAGGAAGCGCTACCAGGACCTCGATGGATCGACCCGGACGGGTGAGCTTGGAACGGCCTTTCGCAACCGGCTCACTCTCGAGGTCGTCCAGGTTGAAAATGAACCTGCGCCCCTCATTGAAGTGCCCCTGGAGAACCGCGCCAGAGTGGGCAACGCGAGCAGGTTTCTCACCCCGGTCACGAGGGAGCTTGGCGCCAATGCGGAAGACGTTGCCCGGGAGATGGAGCTGAACCTTGATGAAGGCGCCGTCCTGGCGAAGGTGAGGTTCGAAATCAAGAACGGCATCATCCCCGACCACATCGCCCTCTACACGACTGGCTTGGGCGGCGACTGGCTGGACCTCTCCATGACCGAGCAGTTCTTCCTTGTCCATGACACCTGGCGGGCATGGGCGCCGGGAGACAATCCGCTCGACAGCTACGCGGCCGTGGAGCAGCACACCTTCGACCGCACGCAACACATCGTCTACAAGGGTGTGAAGCAACAGGCAGGTGGAGCATTGAGCGCCATTGGCGGCATGGCGTCGATGTTCCGCTTGGACAACATCGACGCCAAATCCTACATCCGGGAGTCGGTCAAGATTCTGCCAGTGGGTGTGGCGGCCGACTATTCCGCGGTGACCGCAACCTACACAGTGCCTGGGAATGTGCTTCACGCGGCTTATTGGAAGGACGACACCACTCCCTGTTTTGGGACCTGCGAGCCGGAGGGCATCAAGCAGAAGCGCGGCCTCATCAGCGGCGGCGCAGACGGCGAAAACTGGCCCATGCGGGCCTACAACTGCCGCGGTGAGTTCTTCCAGGGCGCCGCGAAATCCGAGCTTCCTGAGTCGGTGTATGGCGCGCACAACACCGAAAACAATGTCGGTCGTGAGTATCACAACTATGGAGACCGAGCGTGTCAGTAA